GGATCTACTGTACAAACAACATTTTACGTGTGAGACACGAGAGTGTTCGGCCAAAGCTACCATCGAAAACTTCAGTGGCGAGATGGGGGGTGGAACGTACACCTACCTTACACTTCCTGGTACGTCCCTATTATGAGAACTCGTATTTGTCCAGGTTCCGAGTTATCCTTTTCGATCCAGATCAGGTGAAAGCTGGACAACTCGACGAGAAGTACATCGATGAAACTGTCAAGTACCTTTTACGAGTCAAGTTCACGTTAGGTCTTTTCGAGAGTACGTGGCCTATTTTGATATTAAATATCTCTCCAGCTAAATCTGTTGCAGATCCTTACCCGTATCCAGATTATCTGAAAACCATTCGCACATCCAAATCCCGCGAAGCGCTTCATACCGCAGACCTCGAGTCAATTGTCCTTTTGGAGAATCGCAAGAATACATTACCCTTGAGCAAGGATATAAGGAGCATCGCTTTGATCGGCCCGCAGGCTGATCAGGTTACGGTAAGTACTTGATGGACGCTTTCAGGTGAACACTCGAAACTGACATATTTCCCGAAAGTTCGGAGATTATGTCTTCTTCAACGCGACCCTCAATGGAATAACACCCCTAGGAGGCTTCAAGCAATTCCTATCAAATTCATCCAGTTCCACGAAAATAAACTATGCTGAAGGCTGTAAACTGTGGTCAAACGATGAGAGTGGGTTTGATGAAGCAGTGAATGCTGCGCAGTCCTCTGATGTTGCGATCGTTATGGTGCGTGCGTTTATTGGGCTATTTTCGATATATTAGTTCGATTCACACACGTTATCTTTCGGCTAGATCGGAACCTGGTCGCGAGACCAGACCTTGTTATGGTCCGGTCTGAACGCAACTACAGGAGAACATGTCGATGTTCACGATCTCGGTCTTGTCGGCGCTCAACTAAAATTAGTGCAAGCTGTTAAGGCCACCGGCAAACCGACCGTTGTTGTCTTCGTTAGCGGAAAACCCATAGCAGAGCCTTGGATTCACGACCGTAAGCTTCTCTGATTTCTTTTATTCGCATACTGCGGGAACGGCGTTTTggattctgattctgattttGTAGACGCCGATGCAGTCATACAGCAGTTCTATCCTGGGGAACTTGGCGGTCTGGCCATCGCTGAAGTCATCTTTGGTGCTTACAATCCATCAGGTGGGGCTCATTAACGCACCATTACATGTTCCGAGTTGATACTACCTTTTACTCTAGGCAAATTACCGGTATCGTTCCCAAGAGATGTAGGGACTACGCCGGTATTCTACAACTATCTGAAAGGAGCTAGGCCCATGACAGACTTCGGAACGACAACAGATAACGGGACTCTGGTGTTTGGACATCAGGTGACTATCTTGATACATAAGACCGCCCGGGCAATCCGTTCTGATCTGAGGGTTAGTATGTTCTCGAAAGCCCTATACCTCTGTGGAGCTTCGGCCACGGATTGAGCTACACCACATTCAACTAGTAGGTTTGTTCAACCTTTTAGTTCCATTTGACTCACCGATAGTCCCCAGCACCGATTTCACCCTCAATCCTTCAACGATCGGGCCAACGGATAGTTTCAACGTCACAGTCACCGTTCACAACACGGGTTCTGTTGATGGACAAGAAGTCGTTCAGGTATTGAAGCCTTTATTTTTCTACACAGCTCTTGGTCATTCAATGCGATTTTCGATGTCCTCAGGTCTATGCCACGGACGTCTTCAGCTCTGTGGTAACTGCTAATCAGCAGCTTGTCGGTTTTGAGAAAGTTCAGATTCCGTGAGTTTCCTCTCGCCATCAAAATCTACCGTCCTTTCGGGTTCTCATTCCCAGCAACATGCAGCGCGGGATCTTCGAGGCGAGTGTCAATTCTGGTCGATTCATCTCAGCTGGGCCTATGGTCTCAAGACAACAAATGGGTAGTTGAGCCCGGAACATTCATGATCAAAATAGGAACAAGTGATCAAACCTTCGCTAAAACCAACCTTACTGTGCGATAAAATATAAAATAGTCGTTTGGCGAAAGGTGTAGGTGCGACTTACATTCACGTTTACTATAATGGTGGATGATGAACTCGTGGAATGATAGGTATTCTGGATGTAAAAGAAAGCGTCGTTGACATGAGTCTCCAAATGGTCAGCGTCGGCTATGACTGTGCATTCCAGCCAGTTTCTCCCACGACAAATATAATCATTTTATGTATAAGCCTTCAAAAGGCGGTACAACGTAACTCCAATGCATGTTGGATTCTTCGTTGGCTATTCATGATAATCCGATTCGGAATGTCATAGTTGGGATGCCAGGGAAAGGACTCAAGTAAACCGGGTAATCACAATTCAACAATTCAATCATTTGTAATATTCTTGGTAATACTGTTCTCAGCCCCAACTCAGCCCTCTCCGAGttttcaagatggaatcgtGGATTCTAGCTGGATTCCAGGAAGGTTTCCCATCCGAGATCGCTTACAAAGGCAAGTCGTAGTGACATCTCCATTTACACCGGACAACGCGTGAACGCGTGAACGCTCGAGACTCAAATTGTACACCGCTGGCGCCCATCTCGTTCTTTATTTGCCTTTTTGTGGCGGAAGTAAGTATATTTAAATGCAATGCAGGATGGTTTGTGGCGAACACGGATATGGCCTCACTCAGGTCGAAACCCACGAGAGAAAGTCTGGTCGACACCACTGACCCGGATGATTACAAGTCCTTCGAGCGTGAAACGATGTAAGTCGTCTACCCTACTTCTCCATTAATTTTCTGTTTTCTAACGCTGCAAATAGATGGCTCGTCGATAAGCGGATACTGCCGCTATTCGGATTGATGTACGCAGTCGCCACGCTCGACGGTGGTAATCTGGGACTTGCGCGTGCATCTGGGATGGGGGCTGATTTGGTACGGACCCACGGTGTAGCTCAGTCCATTGGTTGTGTTTTTTTGATTTGAGGACTCTAGGGACTTGACATTGGAAGTCGATATAGTCTCGTATCAACTTGCTTCTTTATTCCCTACATCGTACTGTGAGTTCCCCGTCGAGCCATTATACTCGAGCGGTTCCGAGCCTCATTCAGACTGACTCATTCTCATTATGTGGCTAGTCAACTTCCCAGCAACCTTGTCCTACGATACGCTGGTCCTCGTATTTGCCTGGCCTTCTATGTCGTCAGCTGGGGTGCAGTTCAAGTGGGGATGGGCTTCGTTCCAACTTGGGGATGGCTTCTCGTGTGCCGGACTCTCTTGGGTGTCTTCGAAGTAAGCGGGTAATCATACCCAAAGCGGTCAGCCCTTGCTAAATCAGTTTTCACGTAAAGGCAGGTTTCTTTTCTGCGATAACATATATCATCACCACTTGGTCAGTCGGGAGGCCTCGTCACTTGCGAAAGCTCATCCCTTTTTAGGTATCGGCGTCATGAAGTCCAGACAAGGTACCTTAATATCGTTTGCCCGGTGCATTATTGAGATGTTGACAGTGTTGGTTATCAGACTCgcgttcttcttcctcatgaCACAAGCTATCAACGCATTCGGAGCCATACTCGGTGGGTTTATCGTTGTGGATGATTCATAACTGTTATGAACCTTTGTAACTGTAACACTAGCATACGCGCTTAGCCTATTGGCAGGTAGGCGTGGGCTCAATGGTTGGCAATGGATATTCGTGAGTTCTAAGACGTTCTCCGAGATGCTTTCATCGACTCATTGTCTGTAGATTGTCGAGGGATCTGTGACCCTCCTATTCGGAATGATGACTTACTTCTACATTCCCGATTTCCCCGATCGCAATAATTTTCTGACGGCGAGACAAACCAAGGTGCGTAGCGAGTCTCAAAGTTGAGTGTGGACAGGCTACATTGGTATTTGACGGTATAGCTCGTCCTCGACCGGATCGAGCAAGATCGCGGTGATTCTTTACCAGACAATATCACCACGAAAAAAGTCTTGAAGCACCTCAGCGATTGGGTCTTGTGGGCTTTCGGTATGTCTCTAAAGTGTCAAATTTTCTTGCTCTCAGACTGTAGCTAACGCACGGCCAGTTGTGATGTTTCTTGCTGGCACAACGCCTGCGTACGCAATGAGTGACGTCTCACTTCCCAAATCTTTCGTGTCCAAACTTAACAAATCATTTGGAACAGGTTTTTTCTCTCCAATCATCCTATCAGGCATGGGATGGGGTGTTCGCGACTCGTTACTGTTGACTGCACCACCGTACATCTTTGCGGTAAGATTCTCTTGTCCGACGGTGTGACCAGTCCTCTCAATTCACTCGGACAATACTAGGTCATCAttgccttcctcttctcctggCTCTCAGACAAGGCCAGAAATCGCGCCATATTTCTTGCCATACTAACGGTGATAACCCTCACCGGAGCTGCGGTAACCGGTTTCGCCCCCAATCCGGGAGTGAGATACTTCGGTATGTGATTTAGTACCGCTTTTTCGCATTCGTCTCACCGGCCGATACCAGGGATATTTCTCACCTTGGCAGGCTCATTGGGAAGTGTACCGAGCATTCTTGCATACGTACGTTTGGCGAGACTTCTGCGGGGTCCAAACTTACTAGCTGGTTGCATTTTCAGAGCGCCAATAACGTAGTTAGTCATTCAAAGGTATTCAGTTCCCTACAAAATCTGCAATTTACATGTTGAAATAACACTTGGAATTAGCGATCCGTGACCACCGCAGTTATCTCGAGTTCAAGAGGCGTTGGCGGAATTCTTGCCTCAACGGTGTGAGTAGAACTCCCGTCATCTAAAAGTCGTTCCTCGAATGCTGAGTTCCCCACAGTTTTCGCCAACAGGACTACCCACGGTAGTACTTCTTCCATTATGTCGGTGATCACAGTAGTTCATCCTCTAAGGCAGGTACTCCAATGGACTATGGACTGTGATAGGTTTGCAACTGGGCTTGCTGGCCACTCTCACTATCACTACTTTCGTTTTCAATCGAAGAAACATCTCGTCACGGAAGGGGAAGTTAAGTTCTCCTCTCGAAG
Above is a genomic segment from Marasmius oreades isolate 03SP1 chromosome 4, whole genome shotgun sequence containing:
- a CDS encoding uncharacterized protein (CAZy:GH3), with the protein product MRLLYPLLLVPTVLCSSLESRKFTLESRATNIDGSLPTYKNPEASIEDRIGDLLPRMTLEEKVSQLIQGDINGWMSALDDPLDNTLSFNQSGLEEMMRLKGGSIWGGYLMTYEKFVFAVEVGQRYLMENTTLGIPALIQSEGLHGFTNNGTIFPSPIGLAASFNRDVVKSIASIVSDEAEGLGINHIFAPVLDLSRELRWGRVEENYGEDHFLTGELGFAFVSGIQDGTRRNVTAGRSGGLRKRMAATCKHFVAFGSPMTGLNLAPVVGGERDLRSTYLPPFERACLESLSMMTSYSAYNGIPTIADKNILTNILRDEWGYKYWVTCDAGSVDLLYKQHFTCETRECSAKATIENFSGEMGGGTYTYLTLPDQVKAGQLDEKYIDETVKYLLRVKFTLGLFENPYPYPDYLKTIRTSKSREALHTADLESIVLLENRKNTLPLSKDIRSIALIGPQADQVTFGDYVFFNATLNGITPLGGFKQFLSNSSSSTKINYAEGCKLWSNDESGFDEAVNAAQSSDVAIVMIGTWSRDQTLLWSGLNATTGEHVDVHDLGLVGAQLKLVQAVKATGKPTVVVFVSGKPIAEPWIHDHADAVIQQFYPGELGGLAIAEVIFGAYNPSGKLPVSFPRDVGTTPVFYNYLKGARPMTDFGTTTDNGTLVFGHQYVLESPIPLWSFGHGLSYTTFNYTDFTLNPSTIGPTDSFNVTVTVHNTGSVDGQEVVQVYATDVFSSVVTANQQLVGFEKVQIPAGSSS